AGAACCATTCTTATTTACATATCTCAGCAGTTGTCTTTGACATCCCTTAAGGTGGCAGTCTGAAAAGTTGcaattttacaaatatttgttaaGTCACTGTTAATCGCAAAATTAAGTGACACCAAGTGACCGATCTTAAGTGGTGCTGATGAAAATACTGCATTATTTACATATCTGTAATATTAAGAACattagttgtgtgtctgtcgcaACATTCTTGGGAATAAATTATGCCAATGAGATTTCTTTTAGGAATAATACCCTACGTAGAATGCTAAAATCGTCATCAGACAACAACTGATGGGCCATGAGGTTGGTACTCAATTATGTAGCTTCTCATTAAAGTTTAACTcgtgaaaaacaaacttttatttattatgactTTATACTTCCTGTGACTAGTTTAATAGTGGTTTATTGTTGAACTCGTCAGTATTTTGAGGGAGAAAATTACTCCCTTAAAATGACAAGAGTCTGTTGTGGAGGTCGTCATAtgccaaattgtttttgtgGTTCTGGTAATTCCTTTGCACAACAATTTGAGAATGAATTAGTAATCGCGAGAGTTCGAGTTAGTtattaactgtaaaatatatatatatatatatatatatcttatgtACAATATTATGGAATTCAATGTATTTTTTGAACTGTTAAATTTAATATCAAACACATCCTAAATttgcaaatataaaatatgtatatctttttatttatttattttttccatcacatttttattttataaaatatgtttatctTTCTAATAAGCTTTGATCCGTTTTGCATTTCACATATTTTATTATGGTTATGATCAAAATATGATTAATTAACTTACACAAATAATATTAGAAACAACTTCTGTTCTGTGACATCACCTCAATGCTCTTTCTTTATATTGCaaatttcttctttatttttgttgctgtttttccttttttattaaataaagctTTTATCTGATTTGTCAGATCTGCAGGCCATTATCTCAAATTCCTTCAGAGCAGTTTGACTTCTTCTCAGTACTTCAACAAAGAACACTACATCTACACTGGCTGCCAGTCTGTCACTTCTGGGCCCTGTCTGGATAAACAGGAAAACATATGACTTTATAACATTTATaacacaaaataatattttgtctTTACTTGCCATTGACATTCTCCGGCCTCCAGCAGGTGGCATCATGGGCATGTCTCCCTGTAGGGAGCCTAATTCATCTGACTCCTCTGAAGAATGTAAGGAAGGGCTCATGGAGTCACTGATGGAGGAAAAACTCTCAGAGGGTGGTCTGATCATGAAGCTGGTCTTTCTGGGGTTGGGGATCAGGACCTCACTCCTCAATGATTCCCGACGCTCCTCCTCGTTAAGGTCTCTGAAACTGCTGGGTCTGAAGGTGTTACCAGATAGGAGACCCTCCAAATGGCCTGGGTGAGGGTGTTCCCCCTCCTGGATGTCCGCAAGATGGCTTCTTGCACTTCCCTCTGCATTGGATACAGCTGAAGCCCAGGGAGAATGGTGGTCCACCATGGTTGTGTTGCCCTCTGGACGTTCATTGGTTTGGGGGGCTTGCATTGCACAGATCTGGCCATATCTGGGTGGCATCCTAGGTTGGGGGCAGATATAGATGGTCTGACTGTGTCCCAGATGAGCCAAGCTGTTATTTCTTTGTGCGTCCTGGTTGGCTTTGAGCCCAGTGCTGTAATGAGGAGGCTTCATATCCACCTCTGGAATTACTTTGAACGTCTGAGTCAAAGGCCCATTGTGAGGTGATAAATTGCTCATTACACAAAGGTGTGGTAAGGATGTCTTCTTTTTGGACTTGTAAATCAAACTGTCATCTTCAATGTATCTATCTCCATACAGTGCCTGTTTGATTTTCCTGATGCCCAGGTGAGATATTTCCAGAATGTTGAGGAAAAGTGACACACCAGCAATGGCGATCATGAAGACCATGAAAATGGTCTTCTCTGTGGGCCGGGAGATGTAACAGTCTACACTGTTGGGGCAAGGCAGCCTCTCACACTTATACAGTGGCTCCAATTGGACACCATAGAGTAGATACTGGCCCAGGATGAAGCAGACCTCCACCACAGAGCGTGTAAGGATATGGATGATGTAGGTTCTCAACAGAGATCCTCTGAGAGGAGCCTTCTTCACCCTCCTCTGCTCGTCTAACCTTCTCAGCTCCCTCTCCATGCGCTTATGGTCATCCAACGCCAACTCAGCTTCATCCAGCTCCTCCTTCAACTGAACTCGTCTGCGGTGGCGTTCCTTCTCCAGTGATCTGATGCAGTAGAGGGCATGGCCCATGTAGACCAGTGAGGGTGCGGACACAAAGATGACCTGCAGGACCCAGAAGCGAATAAGGGAGATGGGGAAGGCACAGTCGTAGCAGACTGCCTTGCAGCCAGGCTGGTCAGTGTTGCAAACAAACTCGGACTGCTCGTCATCCCAAAcatcctcagcagcagcccccAGGATCAGCATGCGGAAGATGAAGAGTATGGTGAGCCATATCTTGCCCACGATGGTGGAATGAATGTGGACCTCTTCTAGGATGCTGCCCAACAGGTTCCAGTCACCCATGGTCAGCTTCTCACCACTTCACTGCCACATTTCTTAAAACTGTGAAGACACAGCATGCATGGAATGATTATGATAATGTTTCTCATTGTTTGATGTCTGTTTATGATCATCTTGTCTTTTTATGGTCATTTGGTTCCTTTTTTACCTGATCTCTTT
This Limanda limanda chromosome 12, fLimLim1.1, whole genome shotgun sequence DNA region includes the following protein-coding sequences:
- the LOC133015638 gene encoding gap junction alpha-10 protein-like, with amino-acid sequence MGDWNLLGSILEEVHIHSTIVGKIWLTILFIFRMLILGAAAEDVWDDEQSEFVCNTDQPGCKAVCYDCAFPISLIRFWVLQVIFVSAPSLVYMGHALYCIRSLEKERHRRRVQLKEELDEAELALDDHKRMERELRRLDEQRRVKKAPLRGSLLRTYIIHILTRSVVEVCFILGQYLLYGVQLEPLYKCERLPCPNSVDCYISRPTEKTIFMVFMIAIAGVSLFLNILEISHLGIRKIKQALYGDRYIEDDSLIYKSKKKTSLPHLCVMSNLSPHNGPLTQTFKVIPEVDMKPPHYSTGLKANQDAQRNNSLAHLGHSQTIYICPQPRMPPRYGQICAMQAPQTNERPEGNTTMVDHHSPWASAVSNAEGSARSHLADIQEGEHPHPGHLEGLLSGNTFRPSSFRDLNEEERRESLRSEVLIPNPRKTSFMIRPPSESFSSISDSMSPSLHSSEESDELGSLQGDMPMMPPAGGRRMSMSMFLDISSIMKK